The region TAGGTGAGGGGGCGCAGGCGCGTTCCCTCACCGCCGACCAGAATGACTGCTTTCATCTTCTTCCTCCGTGCAACATCTGGCGTGCCGCCACCACGCCCCAGACCCGCGCGCCATGCTCACGCAGGGCCTGGGCCGCCGCGTTCAGCGTCGACGCCGTGGTGCACACGTCATCGACGAGCAGGACACGCCTTCCTCGAACCTCTTCCGCGGCCTCGAAGACCCCCGCCAGCTGCGCGTGGCGGGTCTCGCGATTGGCGGTGCTCTGCACGACCCCATCGACCCGGCGCCACAGCAGATCTGCCCTGTGAGGCAGGCCCAGGCGCACCGCGACCCGGGAGGCCAGCAGCACCGACTGGCTGTACCCACGATTCGCCTTGCGCGACGCATCGACAGGCACGGGCACCACCAGATCGACCCCGAAGCCTCGCTGACGAACCCGCTCCGCCATGCGCGACGCCAGCACATCGGCGACCCGCCAGCCGTCGCGATACTTGAGCGCGAGCACCAGATCGCGCAGCATGCCGCTGTATCGCCCCACCGCCACCGTCGCCTCGAAGGCGGGCGCGCCGATTCGGCGACAGTCGGGGCAGGCAGCCCCGTCACGAACCAGGGGATGGTCGCAACGGGCGCACCGTGGGCCGCTCGCCGTCTCGATGCGCGCCTGGCAGGCCGCGCAGACCGCCAGCGGCCCTCGCGTCCGGCACGCGACGCAACGCGTCTCGAAGAGCCAGGCCAGTGTCGTCTCGATGGCCAGCCGCATCGGATGCGGCATCAGCGCACCTCGCGCTTCAAACATCTGCTCACCCTGTTCCTCCTGCGTGCGCGCCTGCGCGTGATCTCATGTTGATCAGATGAAGCGCGAAGGTCGGAAGAATAGAAGGTCAGGCGTTGACAAAGAGGTGCGAGGGAGGCCGATTCTCGACCTGCCCGCCATCTCCCTGCGCACGTTCGACCGTTGCGCGGGAGCGCACGGCTACAAGCCACCAGGCTTCGGGGGCTCAGGAAGAGCGACGAGGCTCGAAGAGAACGGTGAGCGCGAACTTCGGCAGCGCCAGCATGCGCACGAACCGGGACGGCTGGCGGAGCAGGCGATGGAACCACTCCAGACCGAAGCGGCGCATCCACGCGGGCGCGCGGTCGACCCGCCCGGCAATGACGTCGAACGACCCGCCCACGCCGATGGCCACCGGGACGCCCAGCGCCTCGGCGTTCTTGCGACACCACAGCTCCTGACGAGGAGAGCCGAGCGCGGCCAGCAGGACGTCGGGGCGCGCGGCCCGCACGGCCTCCACCACCACACCGTCGTCCTTGAAGTAGCCGTCGTGGATGCCGGCAATCACCAGGCCGGGATGACGCGCGGCAAGACGGGCCGCAGCCTCTTCAGCCACGCCGGGCTGGCCTCCGAGGAAGAAGAACCGCCACCCCTCCCGCGCCCCGCGCTCGGCCAGCGCTCCCAGCATGTCGATGCCGGCGACGCGGTGCACATCGAACCCTTGGCGACGCGCGGCCCACACCACGCCGATGGAGTCCGGCACGAGCAGCTCGGCGCCGCTTGCAACGGCGCGAAAGGCCTCGTTGTGGCGGGCGTTCATGACCATCTCGGTGCCCAGGGTGATGACGAGGTGCGGCCTTCGGCTCGCGATGAAGCCCGCGATGCAGTCGACCGCCTCCGACATGGAGACGCAGTGCAGGGGGATGCCGAGAACGCGAGCGACGGGAAGCTCAGGCAACGTGCGCCACGACCGCCGTTCGACAGCGCTCGAGGGCCGCCAGGCGCGGCGGCGCCGATGAGTGATGGCGCCCATGCCCCGACGCGAAGATGACGATGGCGATCTTGAAGATGAACGCCGCCGCCACCAGCAGCATCATGAGCACCGCGAGAAGACGAGACCCCGCGCCCACGGGAGGCGGTGGCGCAAGCGGGCTCGAGGGGCGAACACCGGACCACGAGTCTCGCAACGCCTGACTCTGCGTGGGCGGTGGGGAGCCGTGATCGACCTTCCACTCCGGCGGGTTCGGAGCCGACACCGCGGCGCTGGC is a window of Pseudomonadota bacterium DNA encoding:
- a CDS encoding ComF family protein; the encoded protein is MFEARGALMPHPMRLAIETTLAWLFETRCVACRTRGPLAVCAACQARIETASGPRCARCDHPLVRDGAACPDCRRIGAPAFEATVAVGRYSGMLRDLVLALKYRDGWRVADVLASRMAERVRQRGFGVDLVVPVPVDASRKANRGYSQSVLLASRVAVRLGLPHRADLLWRRVDGVVQSTANRETRHAQLAGVFEAAEEVRGRRVLLVDDVCTTASTLNAAAQALREHGARVWGVVAARQMLHGGRR
- a CDS encoding glycosyltransferase yields the protein MGAITHRRRRAWRPSSAVERRSWRTLPELPVARVLGIPLHCVSMSEAVDCIAGFIASRRPHLVITLGTEMVMNARHNEAFRAVASGAELLVPDSIGVVWAARRQGFDVHRVAGIDMLGALAERGAREGWRFFFLGGQPGVAEEAAARLAARHPGLVIAGIHDGYFKDDGVVVEAVRAARPDVLLAALGSPRQELWCRKNAEALGVPVAIGVGGSFDVIAGRVDRAPAWMRRFGLEWFHRLLRQPSRFVRMLALPKFALTVLFEPRRSS
- a CDS encoding zinc ribbon domain-containing protein; the encoded protein is MLCPKCGATIEADSRFCSDCGHQSTPQMVAASPVGTASQGPSADVSSPVAPPRFASAAVSAPNPPEWKVDHGSPPPTQSQALRDSWSGVRPSSPLAPPPPVGAGSRLLAVLMMLLVAAAFIFKIAIVIFASGHGRHHSSAPPRLAALERCRTAVVAHVA